One Magnetococcales bacterium genomic window carries:
- a CDS encoding DUF3047 domain-containing protein, which translates to MKQKWNKTRQRARHTGLALLLSWNSAVAQQAISFTPEEMARWEEQTFRGATRYTPLLHQGRAALRAEAHGSASGRILRQRIDLRQTPFLHWSWFLPASPLDSNPREKQGDDFALRVYVLFSGGWAFWQSRAINYVWSAREAAGSNWPNPFTDRARMVSVRQGPEAVGRWVEEARDIRQDHRNLFGYDVDYVDALAIMSDTDNTGSSATGYYGEIVFSTQR; encoded by the coding sequence ATGAAACAGAAATGGAATAAGACCCGGCAGCGGGCGAGGCACACCGGATTGGCGTTGCTCCTCTCCTGGAATAGCGCCGTTGCGCAACAGGCCATCTCCTTCACCCCGGAGGAGATGGCCCGTTGGGAAGAGCAGACCTTCCGGGGCGCGACCCGTTACACACCGCTGCTGCATCAGGGACGCGCCGCATTGCGGGCCGAAGCCCACGGCAGCGCCTCGGGACGCATCCTGCGGCAGCGCATCGATCTGCGGCAGACTCCCTTCCTGCACTGGTCCTGGTTTTTGCCGGCATCCCCGCTGGATTCGAATCCCCGCGAAAAACAGGGCGACGACTTCGCCCTGCGGGTCTATGTGCTCTTTTCGGGAGGATGGGCTTTCTGGCAGAGCCGGGCCATCAATTACGTCTGGTCGGCTCGGGAAGCCGCTGGTTCCAACTGGCCCAATCCCTTCACCGACCGGGCTCGAATGGTCTCGGTACGCCAAGGTCCGGAAGCTGTGGGTCGCTGGGTGGAGGAGGCGCGGGACATCCGCCAGGATCACCGCAACCTGTTCGGTTATGATGTGGATTACGTGGACGCCCTGGCCATCATGAGCGATACCGACAACACCGGCAGCTCCGCAACGGGCTACTACGGGGAGATTGTTTTTTCAACGCA